Within the Bifidobacteriaceae bacterium genome, the region CGGTCAGCCAGCCTTCAAGTTGCCAGCGGACCCGATCTTTCACGCCAGCCGCGTCGACCCCTTCCAAACGCCAGGTCCGCTCTAGCTGCTCGCCGGTTTCGGTGATGGCGCTGACGCGCAGCCGGTCATAGGTTTGGCCGTGCTGGGCCAATTGGTTGTGCAGGTCGCCGGCCAGTTGCCGGGCCGCCACAATGGCTTGGTCCACTCTGGTCATGGGCGGATCGGCTTCCAAGACGGCAATGAACTGCCGGGGCAGTTGGTGCCCTGGCGCCGTCAGAACGTCTTCGGCTCTGGTCAGCCTCTGCGCCCAGACCCCCACCGCGCCAAACCGTTCGGTCACATTACGGGTCGGCAGTTCGGCCAGATCGCCCAAGGTCCTGATGCCCAACCGGATCAGCAGATCCATCAACACGTCCAGGTTCTCGCCATTGGCCGTGCCGCCCAGGGCCACCCCCAGGTCGCGCAGGGGCCTGGGCGCCAGATAGGCCCGCGACTCGCCGCGCGGCACCACCCTGCCGTCGCGGGCGGCCAGGATCGCGGCCAGCAGGCCGTCCGCCACCCCGACCCAGGCTTCGGTGCCGATCTGGGCCGCTACCTCGGTCAAGAGCTGTTCGGCGAAGGCCTCGTCGCCGCCGTAATAGCGGCTGGCGCCAATGGCCGGGCAAAGCATCAGGCCCGGCCGCAGCAATTCGACCGCCGGCACCAGCGTATGCACCAGTGCGGCCAATTCTTCGAAGGCGCGGGCGTCTCGCACTTGGTCGGCTGGCACTATCACCGCGCCGGGGCAAAGCGAGGCGGCCGT harbors:
- a CDS encoding DNA polymerase Y family protein; the encoded protein is MAMNGGDSPAARRLAAIWIPDWPVVAAIEAGAAPAEQPIMVADAHRVKAVSAAARAAGVRRGMKRRTAASLCPGAVIVPADQVRDARAFEELAALVHTLVPAVELLRPGLMLCPAIGASRYYGGDEAFAEQLLTEVAAQIGTEAWVGVADGLLAAILAARDGRVVPRGESRAYLAPRPLRDLGVALGGTANGENLDVLMDLLIRLGIRTLGDLAELPTRNVTERFGAVGVWAQRLTRAEDVLTAPGHQLPRQFIAVLEADPPMTRVDQAIVAARQLAGDLHNQLAQHGQTYDRLRVSAITETGEQLERTWRLEGVDAAGVKDRVRWQLEGWLTGRSGLLPTGALVRLSLEAEEVHPAGAGSARLWGTNGYAAARAVRGAERIHTMLGGRGVYQPVVQGGREPRGRVRLVEWGEDTIPLRPVDRPWPGAVPEPSPSLMPPNPVPVELTDSNGQTVKVGSSLELSAGPANLNKAAVKGWAGPWPVVEQWWGPDSKRRVYLQVQVDRGGREETTLLACEAGQWRLEGVYD